GTGAGGCTCATGATGAGTAAGTATTCAGAAATTGCCAAGCAAGGTCTGTGGCATAACAACCCTGGTATCGTACAGCTTTTAGGTTTGTGTCCGCTGCTTGCAGTAACTGCAACTGTCACCAACGCCCTTGGTTTAGGTCTAGCGACCTTGGTAGTGCTTGTTGGCTCAAATATTCTCGTGTCGCTGGTGCAAGACTATGTACCAAAAGAAATCCGCATTCCGGTATTTGTGATGATCATTGCCGCGCTAGTAACTTGCGTGCAATTACTGATCAACGCCTATGCCTACGGCTTATATATGTCGCTGGGCATTTTCTTACCACTGATTGTGACTAACTGTTTGATCATTGGCCGCGCCGAAGCCTTTGCATCGCGCAACTCCCTCGCCCACTCAGCGTTTGATGGTCTAATGATGGGTCTTGGTTTTGCTGCGGTATTAGTGGTGTTAGGCGCTGGACGTGAGATCCTCGGTCAAGGCACACTGTTTGACGGTGCAGATTTGCTGTTAGGTGAATGGGCAAGTGTACTAACCA
This DNA window, taken from Shewanella maritima, encodes the following:
- a CDS encoding electron transport complex subunit E, with protein sequence MSKYSEIAKQGLWHNNPGIVQLLGLCPLLAVTATVTNALGLGLATLVVLVGSNILVSLVQDYVPKEIRIPVFVMIIAALVTCVQLLINAYAYGLYMSLGIFLPLIVTNCLIIGRAEAFASRNSLAHSAFDGLMMGLGFAAVLVVLGAGREILGQGTLFDGADLLLGEWASVLTIQVWQVDNAFLLAMLPPGAFIGMGLIIALKNVIDQQIKARQPKVSAPAVERARITKVS